One genomic window of Coffea eugenioides isolate CCC68of chromosome 1, Ceug_1.0, whole genome shotgun sequence includes the following:
- the LOC113777312 gene encoding uncharacterized protein LOC113777312 → MATATTMAQHVMIESPTMNRRQPLLPGGSAAAATATAAVKDERECPSGRTIGEVAGVTTAECAAVCCCCPCAVMHLLILAVYKVPKGLCKKAWKKNKRKRLLKKKKKNLEENKSGPNGTHHDDDESSSDDYDDNQKGVGVMDAVDLDSEMWDRFYGAGFWRSHSQRED, encoded by the coding sequence ATGGCGACGGCGACGACGATGGCTCAGCATGTTATGATTGAGTCGCCCACGATGAATAGGAGGCAACCGTTGTTACCGGGTGGCTCTGCGGCTGCGGCGACTGCGACTGCGGCGGTGAAGGACGAGAGGGAGTGCCCGAGTGGGAGGACGATAGGGGAAGTTGCAGGTGTGACTACGGCGGAGTGCGCCGCCGTGTGCTGCTGCTGTCCATGCGCGGTGATGCACCTGCTCATCTTGGCCGTCTATAAAGTTCCCAAGGGGCTGTGTAAAAAAGCCTGGAagaaaaataagaggaaaagattattaaagaaaaagaagaagaatttgGAGGAAAATAAAAGTGGGCCGAATGGCACTCATCATGATGATGATGAATCATCATCTGACGATTATGATGATAATCAGAAGGGCGTTGGTGTAATGGACGCCGTTGATCTTGATTCTGAAATGTGGGACCGGTTTTACGGGGCTGGGTTTTGGAGAAGTCATtctcaaagggaagattaa
- the LOC113750668 gene encoding outer envelope protein 61 — MFNGMMDPELIRLAQEQISRMSPAELARIQQQMMSNPELLKMASEGMKNLRPEDLRNAAEQMKHTRPEEMTEIGEKMANASPEELAAMRTHLDAQVAYEINAAEMLKKQGNQFHSQGRYTDALQKYLLAKNNLKDIPTSKGRNLLSACSLNLMSCYLKTGQYDECIKEGTEVLAYDRSNIKALYRRGQAYKALGQFESAVSDLSKAHEVSPDDETIADVLRDAKENLMKEGHAQKSRGLIIEEIADEEPTSSSASHDSAPAESSFTKPQETSGHSQNQPDVPGRPHSTSSEYLQALKDDPESIRSFQNLISQTDPETLAAMGNGKAEGVTPDMIRTASSVIGKMPPEELQRMIKLASSFQGGNPILNRGSMPTDVSPDMLKMASEMMSKMSPEDFQQMSEMASSLKGVDGASSSAASSGYRSDYQSKTRDTQNNVIVSDNASESSTSQEFLSSSSFQSSMPSSSTDLQEQMRNQMKDPAMRQMFSSMIKNMNPDMMASMSEQFGLKLSRDDAAKAQQAMSSLSPEDLDKMMRWADRLQRGVEGAKKAKNWLLGRPGMILAILMLLLAVFLHWLGYIGK, encoded by the exons ATGTTTAATGGTATGATGGATCCTGAATTGATCAGATTGGCTCAAGAACAGATTAGCCGGATGTCGCCGGCTGAGTTAGCCCGGATTCAACAACAG ATGATGTCCAATCCTGAGTTATTAAAGATGGCTTCTGAAGGCATGAAAAACCTGAGGCCTGAAGACTTAAGGAATGCTGCAGAACAGATGAAGCATACACGGCCAGAGGAGATGACTGAGATTGGTGAGAAGATGGCTAATGCATCGCCTGAAGAGCTTGCAGCTATGCGCACTCACTTAGATGCACAGGTTGCTTATGAGATAAATGCAGCTGAGATGCTGAAGAAACAG GGGAACCAATTTCATAGCCAGGGAAGATATACTGATGCCCTGCAAAAATATTTGCTA gcaaAGAATAACTTGAAAGACATTCCTACCTCCAAAGGCAGAAATCTTCTTTCAGCATGTTCTCTTAATTTGATGTCTTGTTATCTGAAAACTGGACAGTATGACGAGTGCATAAAGGAAGGTACAGAG GTTTTGGCATATGACAGGAGCAACATCAAGGCCCTCTACCGCCGTGGTCAAGCCTATAAAGCATTGGGACAATTTGAA AGTGCTGTTTCAGACTTGAGTAAAGCTCATGAAGTTTCTCCTGATGATGAAACAATTGCAGATGTTTTAAG AGATGCTAAGGAAAATCTGATGAAAGAAGGTCATGCTCAAAAATCAAGAG GGTTGATTATTGAGGAAATAGCCGACGAAGAGCCAACCAGCTCATCTGCAAGCCATGATAGTGCTCCTGCAGAATCGTCTTTCACCAAACCACAAGAAACCAGTGGCCACTCTCAGAATCAACCTGATGTCCCTGGGCGTCCTCATTCAACAAGTTCAGAGTATTTGCAGGCATTAAAAGATGATCCAGAATCTATCAG ATCCTTCCAAAACCTTATTTCTCAAACAGATCCTGAAACCCTAGCTGCTATGGGTAATGGGAAAGCTGAAGGTGTAACTCCCGATATGATCAGGACTGCCTCGAGTGTTATTGGCAAAATGCCTCCTGAAGAACTTCAAAGGATGATTAAACTAGCTTCCTCCTTCCAAGGAGGTAACCCAATTTTAAATAGAGGATCAATGCCAACTGATGTGAGTCCTGACATGCTCAAGATGGCATCAGAAATGATGAGCAAGATGTCACCTGAAGATTTCCAACAGATGTCTGAAATGGCATCTTCTTTGAAAGGGGTTGATGGAGCATCATCATCTGCAGCTTCTAGTGGTTATAGATCAGATTACCAGTCAAAAACTCGAGATACTCAAAACAATGTGATTGTTAGTGACAATGCCAGTGAAAGTAGTACTTCCCAAGAGTTCCTGAGTTCAAGTAGCTTTCAGTCGAGTATGCCAAGCTCAAGTACTGATCTGCAAGAACAAATGAGAAACCAAATGAAGGATCCAGCTATGCGGCAG ATGTTTTCGTCAATGATTAAAAATATGAACCCAGACATGATGGCAAGCATGAGTGAACAATTTGGACTAAAGCTTTCTCGCGATGATGCTGCAAAAGCTCAACAAGCCATGTCATCTTTGTCACCAGAAGACTTGGATAAAATG ATGAGGTGGGCGGATAGGTTGCAACGAGGAGTGGAAGGGGCTAAGAAGGCAAAGAATTGGCTTCTGGGAAGACCCGGTATGATTTTGGCAATCCTCATGCTTCTTTTGGCAGTCTTCCTCCACTGGTTGGGGTATATTGGTAAGTAG